CCGCCCGCACGCGCATGATCCCAGCCGATCAATTCGCGCTCGCGTTCGCAGACGGCGGCGGTGCCGGAATATTCGCCCTCCACGATGCGCCCAAACTCGTCGGGAAACGTCGAAGCGAGGATGACTTTGCCCACATTGTGCAGCAGCCCGACGATGTAATCCGTATCGTCGTCGATATGAAAATTCGTGGTCGCGAGGATCTCGCGTGTCATGATCGCCGATCCAATGGAGTGCTTCCACAAATCGCGCCAGGGCAGCCGGAGATGGGTGCGGTTGATCTTCTCCAAATCCTCGATGACCGGCGTGGCCATGGACAACTCGCGGATCTGGCGAAGACCGAGATAAAAGACGGCCTCCTCGATGTTGTTCACCTTGGCGCTAAGACCAAAATAAACGCTGTTTACCATGCGTAACAAACGGGCCGTCAACGACGGGTCGCGACGGATGATCTCCGCGATCTGGCTGGTGATGCTTTTCTCGGATTTCACGAGGCCGGCGAGCGCACTGTTGATGCTCTGCAACGAGGCAAGCTTCGGACAGGCGTCGATGCGGCGCATGATATCCTGATCCGAGTAACGACGTCGGTCTTCAGATGGCAAAAGGGGCGCGGTCATGGATAACACGGGAAAGAAAATACACGTCGGTATACCCCTCCTCAATCGACTGAATCCGCCCGAAATTTAGGGTGTTTTTCACGAACGGACGGGATTTTTTATCCATCGAAAAGCCAGGAAATAACTTTAGTGCGCAGTCGTTGCAGGTTACTCAAATCACCGGAACAATCCGCCGGTTTTCGAATCCGCTAAACTCAAGCCATCACCCCTTAAATCATGCCCACCGTCCTGGTTATTTTGCCCGAAGGTTTCGAGGAATTGGAAGCCGTCGCCCCCATTGATGTTTTACGACGCGCCGGAGTCGAAGTGACCGTGGCCGCTCTGGGCGACAACCTCGCGGTCCGCGGGCGCAACGCCATGACGCTGCTCGCCGACACGACACTGGCCGCGGTGGGCACCCGGCTGTTCGACCTGCTTTTCCTGCCCGGAGGCCCCGGCGTAAAACTCCTGCGGGCCGATCCTCGCGTGCGCACAACCGTGCTCGCCCACCAATCCGAAGATCGCTGGCTGGCCGCCATCTGCGCGGCCCCCACCGTGCTGCACGATGCCGGCTTGCTGACCGGTCGCCGCTACACCGCCCATTTCTCGGTGGCCGATGAATTGCCCTCCATACTCACCGCAGAACGCACCGTTGCCGATGGACGTCTGCTTACATCGCGCGGCGCGGGCACGGCGACGGATTTTGGACTCCTGCTCGTCGAGAAGCTGACGTCCCCCGAAAAGTCGCGCGAAGTCGCCCAATCCATTTGCGCTTAATCACCGTATTCTGCCAAAACAAAGGCATTGCCGAACATACTCGCATTTCGTCAATTCATGCAGCGACTAGGGGTTTAACCCTAGTCGCTGTTTTTGCACATGGTGCCCACGCATACGCATTCTTCATCGGTTGCTTCCACGGGAAGTGACGGGGCGAAGCCATTACAATTTCACAAACCATGTGTGGAATAGCAGGTTACATTAACCCAGAGCTAGCACCGGTCCTGCGTGTCGAAGCCGTTGAACGCATGAATGCCGCCATGCTCCATCGCGGCCCGGATGACGCCGGCGTGGAGTCTTGGGGTGATGCGACCCTCGGCATGCGGCGTCTGGCGATTTTCGACCCGGCGCATGGCCACCAACCTATGAGCACGCCGAATGGCCGCTGGCATCTGGTGTTTAACGGAGCCATTTATAATTTCCGGGCACTCCGCGCCGAATTGGCGTCGTCGCACGATTTCAAAACCGAGTGCGATACCGAAGTTCTCCTCGCGGCCGTCGCACGCTGGGGCCAAGGCGCCCTGCCCCGTCTCCGCGGCATGTTTGCCTTTGCGGCCTGGGATTCACTTGAGCGCAAACTGCTGATCGCCCGCGACTCCTTTGGCATCAAGCCGATCTACGTTCACACGAAGCCGGATGGCAGCCTGCTCTTCGCCTCGGAGCTCAACGCGCTGCTGGCCTCGGGCTGCGTCGCCGGTGACATCGATCCGCAGGCCGTCAGCGACTACCTGTCCTGGCTGTCCGTCCCTGCTCCGCGCACGATTTACCAGTCGGTGAAAAGCCTGCAGCCGGGCGAATGCGGCGTGTGGCAAAACGGCCGCCTAACAATCACCGCCTACGACACCGCTCGCTCGCTGTTAACTCCGCCGGCCGGCTTTACCGCCGCGCGTTCGAAGCAAGAGTTCACCGCCGGTTTGCGCGCCCAACTCGAAGACACGGTGCGCGCACACATCGTCGCCGATGTGCCGGTCGGGGCGTTCCTCTCCGGCGGACTCGACTCAACCGCACTCGTCGCGTTGATGACCCGGCTCAGCGGCGCACGACTGAAGACCTTCTCGATCGGTTTTGAAGACGCCGGTTATTCCGAGGCCGAAGCCGCTGCGAGCAACGCCCGTTACCTCGGCGCGGATCATCACGCTTCAGTGCTCACCGGTGCACGCGTCGCGACCGACATCAGCACGCTGATCGCATCCCTCGATCAACCCACGGGTGACGGCATCAACACTTATTACGCAAGTCAGGCCGCTCGTGCCGGAGGCGTCACCGTAGCCCTTTCCGGCCTCGGCGCCGACGAGCTGTTCGGCGGCTACTCCTCGCTCGGAAACACCTTCCGCCTGGACCGCTGGTTACCCGTATGGAACGTAGTGCCTGGACCGATACGCAGCGCCCTCCTCACCCGCTGGGATCGTGGCAACACCCGCTCTCGCAAACTGGCCGATACGTTGCGCCACGCGAACTCACCGGCCTCGCTCGCACTGCTGCAACGCCGGGTATTCGCCGAGTCCACCCGCCGGTCCCTGCTCGCATCCGGCATCGCGTCGGCCTACTCGCCACACGCAGCTGAGGCCGCGCTCGCCGGTGACTTGCGCGACGCCAGTCTCTTCTCCGTGGCCAGCATGGCAGATGTGCGCGGCTACATGAGCGACGTGCTGTTGCGCGACAGCGATGTGATGAGCATGCGCCACTCACTCGAGCTCCGCGTGCCCTTCGTCGATCGCCCGTTCGTCAACTGGGTCAGCTGCCAGCCCGCGGCATTTAAACACACACCTAAGCAACCCAAGTCAGCGCTCGCTGATGCCCTGGCCGACCTGTTGCCGCCCGATTTGCTCACCCGCAAAAAACGCGGCTTCACCCTCCCCTACGCCGTCTGGATGCGCGGGCCGTTGAAACCGTTTCTCGAAGACACGTTCTCCTCCGCGAGCGTGGGCCGCAGCGGCCTGTTCGACGCACCGGCCGTGCAGGCCCACTGGCAAAGTTTCCTCGCTGGCAACGACACACTCGAATGGTCGCGCGTGTGGTCGCTGGCGATTCTCGTCGCGTTCATCAACCGGCCACGGCCTGCTTCCGCATGAATACGCTGCTGCTCGCCCCCGAGCTGTTTACGACCGACAGCGGAATTCCCCGCATTATGCGCCTCTACCTGAAGGCCGTGTGCGAGCTCGCCGAAAAAAAAGAGCGCGTGCGTTTCGTCACGTTGAATGACGTCTCCGTCGACTCCGCCGACCTTCGTCCCTACACAACGCCCGCCTCACTCGAACAATGGGAAGCCTGCGGCCGGGACAAACGCCGATTCATTCGCTCCACACTGCGATTAAGCGCCGGCGTAAAGTTGATCATCTGCGGACATGTCGCCCAGTTACCCGTCGCCTGGCTGGCGAGTTGGTTACGCCCGGGACTTCGCTATGTTCTGGTCGCGCACGGCATTGAAGTCTGGCGATCGTTCAACTTCTGGGAGCGTCGCGCCCTCAAAGGCGCCTGGTGCATCTTTTGCGTGAGTGAGTTTACTCGCACCGAGCTATTAAAAAACATCCCGCTGGATCCATCGCGGGTGATCGTTCTCCCCAATGCCCTCGACCCCGAGCTCGATAAAGACCGGGTGGATTCCGCATCGATCACCACCAGCCAGCCCGTGATCCTTACCGTATCCCGGCTATCCTCCACCGACCGCTACAAAGGCATCGATCACTTGATCGAGGCCATGCCCGCGATCCTCAAAACCGCCCCCGCCACGAAACTGCGAATCGTGGGCCGCGGCGACGACTCGCCCCGACTGCAATCACTGGTGCGCGACTGCGGAGTTTCCTCAAATGTGGAGTTCGCCGGATATGTGGACGACGCTCAACTCCGCCACGAATTCACCCGCTGCACGCTCTTTGCGCTGCCGAGCGAAAAAGAAGGTTTCGGCCTCGTGTATCTTGAAGCGATGGCCCACGGCAAACCCTGCATCGCCGCCAACGCCGGCGGCGCCCCCGAAGTTATCACCCCGGAAAGCGGCCTGTTGGTTCCTTATGCGGATCACGACGCGCTGGCGAAGGCCTGTAGTGAAGCCTTGCACCACGAGTGGTCTGCAACCGCGATCCGCGCCTGCGCGGAAAACTACTCGTATCCGAAATTTAAATCCCGACTATCCTCCTTGCTGTCGACATGAGCACGCCCAATCCCAGCGAAACCCTCGTCATTGAAGCCGGCCGGGCCGAACGCCATTATTGGCGCGATCTCTGGCGTTACCGAGAGCTGACTGAGTTTCTCGCCTGGCGGGATATCAAGGTTCGCTACAAGCAGGCTTCGCTCGGCATCGCCTGGGCACTGCTTCAACCGGTCGTCACGCTCGTGGTTTTCACGTTTGTTTTCGGGCGTCTCGCCAAAATGCCTGATGGCGGCATCCCTTACCCGTTGCTGGTTCTAAGCGGGCTTCTGCCTTGGCAACTCTTCTCCTCGGCGTTCAGCAACGCCAGCAACAGCCTGGTCAGCAATACGCACCTGGTATCGAAAGTCTACTTCCCGCGCCTGCTGATCCCACTGTCTTCGATCATGGTCGCGTTAATCGACTTCGCGATCGTAATCGCCCTCTACGCGCTGCTAGCGCTCTGGTTTGGCCTCATCCCGGACTGGCGCATCATCGCCCTGCCCTTTTTTATTCTGCTTGGGCTGTTCGCCGCGTTGGGGGCCGGACTTTGGCTGGCCGCACTCACCGTTAAATTTCGCGATTTCCGTTTCATCGTGCCATTCATTCTCCAAGTGGGCCTATTCCTATCCCCGGTCGGCTTTAGTGCGGCAAACCTGCCGTCTTGGCGCTGGCTCATTTCCATCAACCCGGTTGCCGGCGTAATCGATGGTTTCCGCTGGAGCCTTCTCCAAGGGCAGCAATCGATCTACATGCCAGGTCTATTCATGTCGGTGGGCATAACCCTCCTGCTCGTGTGCACCGGGGTGCGCTATTTCCGCAAGGTCGAACGCTCCTTTGCCGACATCATCTAATCCATGAGCACTCCGATGATTTCCGTAAAAAACCTGAGCAAACATTACGTGCTCAGTCACGACGCGGGCCATGATACTTTGCGTGATCAGATTGCCGGCTCCGCCCGTAATCTCTGGAAAATGCTGGCCCGCAAACAGGCCGGCCAAGCGACCAACGCAGACGATTTTTGGGCGCTCAAGGATGTTGCCTTCGACATCGCCCCCGGCGAAGTCGTCGGCGTTGTCGGGGGAAACGGCGCAGGTAAATCCACGCTTTTAAAAATCCTCTCACGCATTACCGAGCCAACATCCGGCAGCATCACGTTGCGTGGCCGCGTGGCTTCGTTGCTTGAGGTCGGCACAGGTTTTCACCCGGAACTCAGTGGCCGCGAAAACATTTTCTTAAACGGCGCCATCCTCGGGATGAGCCGGGTCGAAATCCGTCGTAAATTCGACGAGATCGTCGCCTTTGCCGAGGTGGAGCGTTTCTTGGACACTCCCGTGAAACGCTACTCGAGTGGCATGTATGTGCGCCTGGCATTCGCGGTCGCAGCTCATCTTGAACCCGAAATTCTCATCGTGGACGAGGTGCTCGCCGTCGGCGACCAGCAGTTCCAGAACAAGTGCATCGGCAAGATGCAGTCGATCGCCCGCAACAGCGGACGCACCGTTCTATTCGTCAGTCATAACATGTCCGCGGTGCTCAGTCTCTGCAGTAGAGCCTTGTTGCTAGAGCAAGGGCGTCTCTTGATTGACGGTCCGGTAGACCAAGTCGTCATGCGCTATATGCAGCGAACCGGATCCTCTAACGGACGATATGTGAGCACGCGTCCCGCCGGCAGTCTGCCCATCTCCATACGGTCCGTTGAAATCCTGGACAGCCACGGACATGTTTCTCCGGCACTTGATAACGGCCGGCCCATCACCGTTCAAATCGAGTTCACCCGCTCCGCTCATTTTACCGACCCGCTGATTCCTTCTGTCGCATTCCAGACACCGGCCGGCATCAAGGTCTTCAACCATCACAGTCAGCTGAACCAGCAGGTATTCACGTCCCTGCCCGAACACGGAACGATCCGTTTCCAGATCGAAAAACTTCCGCTCCCCGGTGCGTCCTATTATGTTTCGGTCTTTTTCGTGGCACGCGGCCGTATCGTCGATCAGGCCGAGAACGCCTTGGAAGTGCGCGTGGTGGACGGCGGATTTTACGCACAGGACGGAATCAATGAAGGCGCGCACGGTCTGGTTCTGGTCGAGGGAAAATGGTCCGCAAGCTGAGCGTCGCATCCCATTTCGCCGCTCTCTCATGTTGAAATCAATCCGAGCGTTTGCTCCGCGGAGCCTGATCAGAAAACTACGGGCGACATTCCGGAGCCATTGTGAGGAACGTCGGCAACTGGCGCATCTCTCATTACAAAGAAACGCTTTCGTGGCCGCCGGTGGCACACGACGATTCGCGCTAGGCTACGACTACCCGTGCCTCAACGACAACAAAGCCCAGATCCCGTTCGAGCCGCATTATTTTTATCATCCCGCCTGGGCCTGTCGCGTTTTGCGCAGCATTAATCCCGCGCATCACATTGATATATCGTCCATTTTTTCTTTTGCGGGGTGTATATCCGCATTCTGGCCAACCGACTACTACGAGTATCAGCCTCCGACTGTAAAACTGGACGGCTTACAAGCCGGCCGGGTTGATCTCTGCGCGCTGCCCTTCGCTGATAAATCAGTGGCCTCCCTATCATGCCTGCATGTCATTGAACACGTGGGACTGGGACGCTATGGCGATCCGCTCGACCCAGACGGTGATATCAAGGCCGCAAGGGAACTTGTCCGTGTTCTCGCTCCCGCGGGCCATTTTCTCTTCGTTACCCCGGTGGCTGAGATTGCCTCGGTGGAGTTCAACGCGCACCGCATCTACTCGTTCGAAGCCGTCATGGCGCTTTTCCCCTCGCTCAAGTTACAGGAGTTCGCGGTGGTCCTTGACGATCATCATCGCGGGCTCATACGACACGCCGACGCCTCCCTTCTCGCCGGACAGCGTTTCGCCTGCGGCTGCTTTCATTTCACCTGCCCGCTGTAGATATGATCCGTGTCCTCCTCGAAGGTCAGCTGGGCAATAATCTTTTCCAGATCGCCACCGCGCTCGCACTCGCGGAAACGCATTGCACCCGGATTATCATCGATGTCTCTAGGCTGCCTCACATGCACACCGAGTTCGATGCCCGCCGAGTCGCCGCCCTCCGGTTTTCATTTCCTCGCCGGGTAGCCTCAGTCACGCTCGACAAGATTAATCTGCGCCTGCGCGGCCGCCACAGCCATGATTTATCACGCCACGTGCGCCACCGTGAAACATCACCGGAGTTTGACCCCGCCGTGCTCACACTTGGCCGCGATGTCATACTCGGCGGGTTCTTCCAGGATGCGCGGTATTTTGCATCCATAGCCCCAAAAATCACCTCATGGTTCGACCTGTCTCCCTGGCTCGCCCTAGCCGATCCGCTCCTGCGCAAATTGGTCGCCTCGACAAACACCATTGGCATCCATGTGCGCCGTGGTGACTACCTCGACCCGGACAAAGCCTGCTTCAACGTCTGCGGTATTGCTTACTACGAACGAGCCATTCTTCGGCTGCGTGAAACCACGCCCGACGCACGGCTGATTATTTTCTCTGATGACCTTGACTGGTGTCGCACGCATTTTGCCAAGCACGCCCCTTTGATTGCTGATCACCGGCACGAGCCCTACGGCATGTTGGTCGATCTCGCTCTTCTTTCATCCTGTCAGCATCAGATTATCGCCAACAGCTCCTTTTCTTGGTGGGCTGCTTGGCTCAATCCCAACCCAGCCCGACGCGTGCTCATGCCCGACCGCTGGGTTATCGACGAAACAGTGCCCATCTCGACCAAATCCATGCGCGGCTGTGAAACTGTTCCCGTTCATGACTGAAGAGTTCATTACTCCTCCTCCGGTCCTGCTGGTGATTTTCAATCGTCCCGAACACGCTGCCCAAACGTTTGCCCGCATCCGCGCCTCACGCCCGGCCAAGCTCTTCATTCACGCCGACGGTCCGCGCGTCTCCCGACCCGGCGAAGACAAGCGTTGCCTGCTCGCCCGCCAAGCCACCGAAGAAATCGACTGGCCTTGCGAAGTCCACCGCCTCTACCGCGATCAAAACCTCGGCTGCGGCCCCGGTGTGTCCTCGGCCATCACTTGGTTTTTCGAACACGTCGAAGAAGGCATTATTCTTGAAGACGACTGCCTTCCCCACCCCGCCTTCTTTACTTTCTGCGCGCTCATGCTGTCCCGGCATCGCGACAATGATCGCATCATGCATGTCGCCGGTTCCGGACTTGCCCTAGATTCGGTCGCCAGCCCCACGATTCATTTATTGCCGTTTCCTTTGATATGGGGCTGGGCCACGTGGCGCCGGGCTTGGAGCCATTATCAATTTAAGCTGCCCTCCGAATCCGAGGTGGAGGCGACTATTCGCCACTACAATCACACCGCATCCGAACGCTCTTATTGGCGGACGACTTTTATCGCGACCCGCACCGGCGCGATCAACACATGGGATTATCAGTGGGTGCTGGCTCTCTGGCGCCAAGGAGGCTTGGCCGTGACGCCCTCGTTTGGTTTGGTTTCCAATGAAGGTCTCGGCGTCGATGCCACCCACACCCAAGGAATCAACTCAACCACCATCGCCCCACTGCTTGAATCCCTATCGTTGCCATCGGACCTCGAACTCACGACAAACTCGGCGGCGGTCAACATGGGATACATCAACCGCCACTTGTTACAGGTGATTCCGTCCACTTGGGATTTTCGTTTTCAATCGTTTGCCAGAAAAACCTCGTGGACCTGGCGCCTCTACCTCGCGCTTCGCAGCCGTTTACGCCCCCTTTTATGCCGACACTAGACGTGATCATGACGGTGAAAGACGGTGCCACCTATCTCCCGGCCGCGCTCGACAGTCTTGCCGCGCAGTCATTCCGCGACTTCCGGTTACTCGCCTGCGATGATGGATCCACCGACGACACCGCAGCCATTTTCCAGCGCGAAACCCGTTTCCCGGTTGTGCTCGTTCGCAATGCAACCAATCGGGGGATTTCGCAGTCCGCCAATAGTCTCCTGGATCTGCCGTCCGATGCACGCTATGTTGCCCGCTTCGACGGGGATGACGTCTGCGCCCCCGAACGGTTTGAGCTTCAGGTTGCCTATCTCGACAGCCATCCGGATGTAGGCGTCGTTGGCAGCAGTTTGTCCATGATGGATGCCGCGGGAACGATCACCGACCACCGGACCTTTCCCTCCACTGATTCGGAACTTCAGATTGAACTGCTGTTCAACTGTCCGCTTGCCCAATCCGCAGTCATGCTCCGCCGCTGTATCATCGGCCAACACGGCGTGCGATACGACCCCGCGCTTCACACGTCGGAAGACTACGATCTCTGGTGCCGTCTCTCCTGTCTGACCCACCTGGCCAATCTACCCAAAGAACTCACCGCATATCGCCGCCACGGTTCGGCCGCTTACTTAAGCGCCCGCAAAGAAGATTCATTGGCCGTCATGCGGAGCGTTCGCCTGCGTCACATCGAGCGCCTCTCTTTTACCGAATCCGAACGCGCTCTGCTCACTCGCGCGCTCGGACTTCAATCATATGCCGACTCTGTTCCCGGCGTCTTGGATGCCAACGGCATCGTGGGGCTTCTGCGCACTCTGGACCGGCTGTATCTAAAACCTGGATTCGCATCTCATGTCTTGGATCGTCGCAACGAAATCGGGCTGCGTCTCCTTCTGGATTTAAGCGGAGCACAAAAACTCTCCCTGCTATTGCGTGACGCCCGCCTTCGTTGCGCCTATCTTCGCGAAAAATACCGCCAGTCCGTCGGCCTCAAGCGGGAGCGTCAGCTGGCTCAATCGTCACGGGCTAAACTGGCTCGCACGATCCGCAAAAAAATCCTGTCGAGCCACGGCTCCTGCGAAAGCGATTTCCGCGTTTACGGTTTTTCAGGCGCAGATGGGACGTCGTTTGCTCCCGGAACCGTGATCGAGCATGGCTGCAGCCTCTGGTTTCCCACACCGGCCGAAGGCGGTGTGGCCACACTGCAAGCCGGTGAAAATCTGTTCCTCGGTTTTAATACACGCATCAATGTCTATCACCCCGTTGTCATCGGGGCACAGGTTTCTATTGGTGCAAACAGCTATATCGCCTCCAACAACCACCGCTATTCCCGCAAGGATGTCGCCATCCAAAATCAGGGATTCACCGGCGCTCCCGTCACCATCGGTGATGATGTCTGGATCGGCTGCCATGTCGTCATTCTGCCCGGCGTTACCATCGGCCGGGGCGCCGTGATCGGTGCGGGTAGTGTCGTGACCCGCGACGTGCCATCCGACGAGGTCTGGGCTGGCGTCCCCGCAAAAAAACTCAAGTCGCGCTGACCGTGTTGCCCATTCGAACATCCGCACCGCTCGTCACCCACCTTGCCTCCACGCTGGGCGGCGGTGCAGGCGTTGCCTTGCAGCGCACCCACTTGGCTTTGCTAAAGTCCGCTCTTCCTTCGCGCGTGCTCACGGGGCAACCGTCACTCCTCGAACAAACCGGAGTTTGCCCTGCTTCTCCACCCCCCCTCCCCGAACGACTGCTTCGGCGTGTGGGAATCCATCTGGATGGCACTGAACGCATGATGGACGAACTGGTGAAATCACGTCCGCCGTCCGCCCGCCCTGGCGACATTGAATTATATTCTCCGCCCTTCAGTCGCCACCACCCCGAACTTCATCCGTGGGTTGTCGAGGCGGACATTGTCCACCTGCACTGGATCGCCGGCTTTGTCGATTGGCCGCGATTTTTCCGAACCACGCGCAAGCCGGTCGTCTTCACTTTGCACGACCAGCAAAATTATCTCGGCGGGGTTCATTATGAAAACGATTTTACCGCCAACCCATGGCTTGCACCCTTGGAGCACCGAACCCGCCAAACAAAAAAAGCCGCCCTTTCCGGGCACTCGGTTTCGGTCATCGGCAACAGCGAATGGAACACCCGCCTCGCCGCCGCCTCGGGATTTTTCCCCCAGGGGACTACATTCCACACCATTCCCTACGCACTGGATACCGAGCTTTACTCCCCCAGGACAAAGACCGAAGCCAAAGCTGCGTTGGGACTTCCTCCGGATCACCTCGTCATCGGTTTCGCCAGCGACGATCTGGGCAACCGGCGCAAGGGCTTTGACGTCCTCATTCAGGCATTGCGTTCGCTGCCTGCCGCTGACTCGAAAGTTTCCCTTCTGAGTTTCGGCCGTTCTCCCGCCAACTCGCTTGCCGCTTCGCTTGAGCTCCCGTGGACGCATCTCGGGTTCATTGATGCAGACCCCGTCAAAGCCGCCGCCTACTCGGCAATGGATGTGTTTATCGTGCCTTCGCGTGCCGAGGCCTTCGGCCAGACTGCCATCGAAGCGATGGCCTGCGGAACCCCGGTCATTGCATCCAATGTCGGCGGCCTGCCTGAAGCGTTGGATTTCGGCCGTTGCGGACTGCTCGTTGAACCGGACCGTCCCGATCTCTTGTGCGAGGCCATTAAATCACTGCTCGATGATCCGGCTCGCCGTGGAAGCCTTGCGGGCGACGCCCGCCGACACGTTGTCTCACAACACGATTCCGTGCGCCATGCA
This portion of the Rariglobus hedericola genome encodes:
- a CDS encoding glycosyltransferase, translated to MLPIRTSAPLVTHLASTLGGGAGVALQRTHLALLKSALPSRVLTGQPSLLEQTGVCPASPPPLPERLLRRVGIHLDGTERMMDELVKSRPPSARPGDIELYSPPFSRHHPELHPWVVEADIVHLHWIAGFVDWPRFFRTTRKPVVFTLHDQQNYLGGVHYENDFTANPWLAPLEHRTRQTKKAALSGHSVSVIGNSEWNTRLAAASGFFPQGTTFHTIPYALDTELYSPRTKTEAKAALGLPPDHLVIGFASDDLGNRRKGFDVLIQALRSLPAADSKVSLLSFGRSPANSLAASLELPWTHLGFIDADPVKAAAYSAMDVFIVPSRAEAFGQTAIEAMACGTPVIASNVGGLPEALDFGRCGLLVEPDRPDLLCEAIKSLLDDPARRGSLAGDARRHVVSQHDSVRHASACGQVYRQLLDRVPVI